One genomic segment of Chelonia mydas isolate rCheMyd1 chromosome 1, rCheMyd1.pri.v2, whole genome shotgun sequence includes these proteins:
- the LOC102932502 gene encoding elongation of very long chain fatty acids protein 4 isoform X1 — protein sequence MRHLVQGSGMASTWQKIQEFYKWALENGDPRTDPWLLVYSPLPVTLLFTLYLVFVALGPRLMRKREPLRLKGLLTAYNLTLVALSIYMFYEFLVTSVLANYSYLCQPVDYTQSKLGMRMARVCWWFFFSKVIELLDTVFFILRKKPEQVTFLHVYHHGTMLFNWWAGVKYVPGGQAFFIGMLNSFVHIFMYLYYGLASLGPQMQRYLWWKRYLTILQLCQFVAIAVHSSYNLFTECPFPDGFNIAVFLYILSLIVLFLNFYYWTYTRGKWEKLT from the exons ATGAGACACCTTGTTCAG GGATCCGGGATGGCTTCAACTTGGCAGAAAATTCAAGAGTTCTACAAATGGGCCCTTGAAAATGGAG ACCCAAGGACAGACCCCTGGCTCCTGGTTTACTCTCCTCTTCCAGTCACACTGCTCTTCACCCTCTACCTCGTATTTGTGGCATTGGGACCACGCCTCATGCGGAAGCGGGAGCCACTGAGGCTAAAGGGTCTGCTGACTGCCTATAATCTGACCTTggtggctctgtcaatctatatGTTCTATGAG ttccTCGTAACTTCAGTCTTGGCCAACTACAGTTACCTGTGTCAGCCAGTGGATTACACCCAAAGCAAGTTGGGAATGAGG ATGGCGAGAGTGTGTTGGTGGTTCTTCTTCTCCAAAGTCATCGAGCTGCTTGATACG GTCTTCTTCATTCTGCGCAAGAAGCCTGAGCAGGTGACTTTCCTGCATGTGTATCATCATGGCACCATGCTCTTCAACTGGTGGGCTGGTGTCAAATACGTGCCTGGAGGACAGG CCTTCTTCATTGGGATGTTGAACTCCTTTGTGCACATCTTCATGTACCTGTATTATGGGCTGGCCAGCCTGGGACCACAAATGCAGCGCTACCTGTGGTGGAAACGCTACCTTACCATCCTGCAGCTG TGCCAATTTGTGGCCATCGCCGTTCACTCCTCCTATAACCTCTTCACAGAGTGCCCGTTCCCCGATGGCTTCAATATCGCAGTCTTCCTCTACATCCTCAGCCTCATTGTTCTCTTCCTGAACTTCTACTACTGGACCTACACCAGGGGGAAGTGGGAGAAACTAACATGA
- the LOC102932502 gene encoding elongation of very long chain fatty acids protein 4 isoform X2 — MASTWQKIQEFYKWALENGDPRTDPWLLVYSPLPVTLLFTLYLVFVALGPRLMRKREPLRLKGLLTAYNLTLVALSIYMFYEFLVTSVLANYSYLCQPVDYTQSKLGMRMARVCWWFFFSKVIELLDTVFFILRKKPEQVTFLHVYHHGTMLFNWWAGVKYVPGGQAFFIGMLNSFVHIFMYLYYGLASLGPQMQRYLWWKRYLTILQLCQFVAIAVHSSYNLFTECPFPDGFNIAVFLYILSLIVLFLNFYYWTYTRGKWEKLT; from the exons ATGGCTTCAACTTGGCAGAAAATTCAAGAGTTCTACAAATGGGCCCTTGAAAATGGAG ACCCAAGGACAGACCCCTGGCTCCTGGTTTACTCTCCTCTTCCAGTCACACTGCTCTTCACCCTCTACCTCGTATTTGTGGCATTGGGACCACGCCTCATGCGGAAGCGGGAGCCACTGAGGCTAAAGGGTCTGCTGACTGCCTATAATCTGACCTTggtggctctgtcaatctatatGTTCTATGAG ttccTCGTAACTTCAGTCTTGGCCAACTACAGTTACCTGTGTCAGCCAGTGGATTACACCCAAAGCAAGTTGGGAATGAGG ATGGCGAGAGTGTGTTGGTGGTTCTTCTTCTCCAAAGTCATCGAGCTGCTTGATACG GTCTTCTTCATTCTGCGCAAGAAGCCTGAGCAGGTGACTTTCCTGCATGTGTATCATCATGGCACCATGCTCTTCAACTGGTGGGCTGGTGTCAAATACGTGCCTGGAGGACAGG CCTTCTTCATTGGGATGTTGAACTCCTTTGTGCACATCTTCATGTACCTGTATTATGGGCTGGCCAGCCTGGGACCACAAATGCAGCGCTACCTGTGGTGGAAACGCTACCTTACCATCCTGCAGCTG TGCCAATTTGTGGCCATCGCCGTTCACTCCTCCTATAACCTCTTCACAGAGTGCCCGTTCCCCGATGGCTTCAATATCGCAGTCTTCCTCTACATCCTCAGCCTCATTGTTCTCTTCCTGAACTTCTACTACTGGACCTACACCAGGGGGAAGTGGGAGAAACTAACATGA
- the LOC102932724 gene encoding potassium voltage-gated channel subfamily A member 5, whose translation MEIALVTLENGGATAIGGGGEDAGGGRARRRGDRLHVPNSAAAPAWLNGCRGAPEPEPEPEQEQPRAGSGGCRSRSASPGSASRRVPAPRGASPPRPYPGGGEEEAMVLPEEGGHRLGMGMAAAAEEEEAAEESQRALHHQRVLINISGLRFETQLGTLNQFPDTLLGDPDKRMRYFDPLRNEYFFDRNRPSFDGILYFYQSGGKLRRPVNVSIDVFADEIRFYQLGEEAMERFREDEGFIQEEEKPLPRNEFQRQVWLIFEYPESSSSARGIAIVSVLVILISIITFCLETLPEFRDERELQAPLPPHGAALNGTAGEAPPMQPPSSLSDPFFIIETTCVIWFTFELLVRFFACPSKPEFSRNIMNIIDIVAIIPYFITLGTELAQEQQEPGAPSHASNNNGGQQQAMSLAILRVIRLVRVFRIFKLSRHSKGLQILGQTLKASMRELGLLIFFLFIGVILFSSAVYFAEADDPDSHFSSIPDAFWWAVVTMTTVGYGDMRPVTVGGKIVGSLCAIAGVLTIALPVPVIVSNFNYFYHRGTDNEEQQSVLKEEPSSAQGSSAGGELKRSRSKNSLNKSVVHLENSEGINNGTGSLEKTNIKAKSNLDLRKSLYALCLDTNRETDLKTVTRLWILQFQSS comes from the exons ATGGAGATCGCGCTGGTGACTTTGGAGAACGGAGGCGCCACGGCCATCGGGGGAGGAGGCGAGGATGCGGGGGGCGGCCGGGCGCGGCGGCGGGGGGACCGGCTCCACGTCCCCAACTCCGCCGCCGCCCCCGCTTGGCTGAACGGCTGCCGCGGCGccccggagccggagccggagccggagcagGAGCAGCCCCGGGCGGGCAGCGGCGGCTGCCGAAGCAGGAGCGCCAGCCCCGGCAGCGCCAGCCGGAGGGTGCCCGCTCCCCGGGGCGCCTCGCCGCCGCGCCCCTACCCGGGCGGGGGCGAGGAGGAGGCGATGGTGCTGCCGGAGGAAGGCGGGCACCGCTTGGGCATGGGCATGGCCGCGGCggccgaggaggaggaggcggcggaggAGAGCCAGCGCGCCCTGCACCACCAGCGGGTGCTGATCAACATCTCCGGGCTGCGCTTCGAGACGCAGCTGGGCACCCTCAACCAGTTCCCGGACACGCTGCTGGGCGACCCGGACAAGCGCATGCGGTACTTCGACCCGCTGCGCAACGAGTACTTCTTCGACCGGAACCGGCCCAGCTTCGACGGCATCCTCTACTTCTACCAGTCCGGGGGCAAGCTGCGCCGGCCGGTCAACGTCTCCATCGACGTCTTCGCCGACGAGATCCGCTTCTACCAGCTGGGCGAGGAGGCCATGGAGCGGTTCCGGGAGGACGAGGGCTTCatccaggaggaggagaagcccctGCCCCGCAACGAGTTCCAGCGCCAGGTGTGGCTCATCTTCGAGTACCCGGAGAGCTCCAGCTCCGCCCGGGGCATCGCCATCGTCTCGGTGCTGGTGATCCTCATCTCCATCATCACCTTCTGCCTGGAGACCCTGCCCGAGTTCCGGGACGAGCGGGAGCTGcaggcccccctgcccccgcacggGGCAGCCCTGAACGGCACCGCCGGGGAGGCCCCCCCGAtgcagccccccagcagcctgTCCGACCCCTTCTTCATCATCGAGACCACCTGCGTGATCTGGTTCACCTTCGAGCTGCTGGTGCGCTTCTTCGCCTGCCCCAGCAAGCCCGAGTTCTCCAGGAACATCATGAACATCATCGACATCGTGGCCATCATCCCCTACTTCATCACCCTGGGCACCGAGCTGGCTCAGGAGCAGCAGGAGCCCGGGGCCCCCAGCCACGCCAGCAACAACAACGGGGGCCAGCAGCAAGCCATGTCCCTGGCCATCCTCAGGGTCATCCGCCTGGTCAGGGTCTTCAGGATCTTCAAGCTCTCCAGACACTCCAAGGGGCTGCAGATCCTGGGGCAGACTTTGAAAGCCAGTATGCGGGAGCTGGGGCTCCTCATCTTCTTCCTTTTCATCGGGGTGATCCTCTTCTCCAGCGCCGTGTACTTTGCCGAGGCGGACGACCCAGACTCCCATTTCTCCAGCATCCCCGACGCTTTCTGGTGGGCCGTGGTGACCATGACCACGGTGGGCTATGGGGACATGAGGCCTGTCACCGTAGGCGGCAAGATCGTCGGCTCCTTGTGTGCCATCGCTGGCGTGCTGACCATAGCCCTGCCCGTGCCTGTCATCGTGTCCAACTTCAACTACTTCTACCACCGAGGAACTGACAACGAAGAGCAGCAGTCTGTTCTCAAGGAGGAGCCCAGCAGCGCTCAGGGCAGCTCAGCTGGGGGGGAGCTGAAGAGAAGTCGCAGTAAAAACTCTCTGAACAAATCTGTTGTGCACTTGGAAAACAGTGAGGGGATCAACAACGGCACTGGATCCTTAGAGAAAACCAATATCAAAGCTAAAAGCAACCTAGATCTTAGAAAATCCCTCTATGCACTCTGTCTGGACACCAACAGGGAAACAGACCT CAAAACCGTGACAAGGCTCTGGATTTTACAGTTTCAATCTTCCTAA